The proteins below come from a single Euleptes europaea isolate rEulEur1 chromosome 5, rEulEur1.hap1, whole genome shotgun sequence genomic window:
- the LOC130478135 gene encoding transmembrane protein 254-like — MSWRRLAQGRDSLAGSTGGAAACAPMAPRQRPRSPGTYFQAAHPAWMVLIAAGMGYYGWIVFSPATIPCDCLGPLGTFTRYLVENHKSCLNVGYAIAWLIHVLETLYALKLCRDKGITDPSTQFRWAVQTILFGMASLCHLLSYNPPRKKKQ; from the exons ATGTCCTGGCGGAGGCTGGCGCAGGGCCGGGACAGCCTGGCCGGCTCGACCGGTGGCGCCGCAGCCTGCGCGCCCATGGCCCCCCGCCAGCGGCCCCGCAGCCCCGGCACCTATTTCCAAGCCGCCCACCCCGCGTGGATGGTGCTCATCGCGGCCGGCATGGGCTACTACGGC TGGATAGTCTTTTCACCGGCAACAATCCCCTGCGACTGCCTGGGACCGCTTGGCACCTTCACAAGATACCTGGTGGAGAACCACAAATCCTGTCTTAATGTTGG ATATGCCATTGCCTGGCTAATTCATGTCTTGGAAACACTTTACGCTCTCAAGCTGTGCAG GGACAAAGGCATCACAGACCCTTCAACCCAGTTTCGGTGGGCCGTTCAAACAATTTTATTTGGAATGGCCTCCCTCTGCCACTTGCTGAGTTACAACCCGCCAAGGAAGAAAAAACAATGA